The Vicia villosa cultivar HV-30 ecotype Madison, WI linkage group LG1, Vvil1.0, whole genome shotgun sequence genome includes a region encoding these proteins:
- the LOC131634380 gene encoding protein CHAPERONE-LIKE PROTEIN OF POR1, chloroplastic, which produces MVSLSLSSPNFATAFLTKKLPLREITRKPTRNSDVSFRTRCAVDTPYGGNAPKFPRVSVWDPFRRLGVSRDASEEEIWGSRNFLLQQYAGHERSVESIEAAFEKILMASFIQRRKTKINLKTKLKKKVEESPPWIKNVLNTVEFPPSEIILRRLFLFAFMGGWSIMNSAETGPAFQVAISLAACIYFLNEKTKSLARAFIIGFGALVAGWVSGSLLVPNIPAILLRPTWTLELLTSLVVYFFLFVGCTFFK; this is translated from the exons ATGGTGTCTCTTTCACTTTCATCTCCCAATTTCGCCACCGCTTTCCTCACCAAGAAACT GCCCCTCCGGGAAATTACGCGAAAACCAACGAGAAATTCTGATGTTTCGTTTCGTACTAGATGCGCGGTGGATACGCCGTATGGAG gtAATGCCCCGAAATTCCCCAGAGTCAGTGTTTGGGATCCTTTCCGACGCCTTGGAGTAAGCCGGGATGCTTCTGAAGAAGAGATTTGGGGGTCAAGAAATTTTCTGTTGCAACAATATGCTGGACATGAGAGGAGTGTAGAATCAATAGAAGCtgcttttgaaaaaatattgatgGCTAGTTTCATACAAAGAaggaaaacaaaaattaatttgaaaacaaagttgaaaaagaaagtaGAGGAGTCCCCACCATGGATTAAGAACGTGTTAAACACTGTTGAATTTCCACCATCTGAAATTATCCTCAGAAGATTATTTCTCTTTGCCTTCATGGGTGGCTGGAGCATTATGAATTCTGCTGAAACTGGACCTGCTTTTCAG GTGGCAATCTCTTTGGCTGCTTGCATATACTTCCTTAATGAAAAGACAAAGAGTTTGGCTAGAGCGTTCATTATCGG GTTTGGAGCTCTTGTGGCTGGATGGGTCTCTGGCTCATTGCTGGTACCCAATATTCCAGCAATTTTGTTGCGCCCAACTTGGACCCTTGAACTCTTAACATCTTTAGTAGTTTATTTTTTCTTGTTTGTTGGTTGTACTTTTTTCAAGTGA
- the LOC131604451 gene encoding calcium sensing receptor, chloroplastic — translation MAMEITAMASPSTRPSLPSPSTFTKPQHRRLHNISLPTSTTISLLALFTPPNEARAAVNISKDQIVSSITQVEQTIDQVQVVGSGFLDTAQRVAGAIGNALKPGFDTALPIVQQAGEEALKIASPAFSEASRKAQEALQSSGVDTQPVLTAAKTVADAAQQTTKVIEGAKPIASSTMDTITSSDPTVIAGTAGALFVAYLLFPPIWSVISFGLRGYKGDLTPAQTLDMLCTQNYILIDVRAEKDKDKAGIPRLPSSAKNKMVAIPLEEVPSKIKGLVRNVKRVEAEIAALKISYLKKINKGSNIVILDSYSDSAKIVARTLTRLGFKNSWIVGDGFSGGKGWLQSRLGTDSYKFSFAEVLSPSRIIPAGVKSFGTTSRQSSQKLLPGAD, via the exons ATGGCAATGGAGATCACTGCTATGGCTTCGCCATCAACAAGACCCTCTCTTCCATCTCCTTCCACCTTCACCAAGCCTCAACACAGACGCCTCCACAACATATCATTACCAACCTCAACCACCATTTCACTACTCGCTCTTTTCACCCCTCCAAATGAAGCCAGAGCTGCTGTTAATATCTCCAAGGACCAAATTGTTTCTTCTATTACCCAA GTGGAGCAGACTATTGATCAGGTTCAGGTGGTAGGTTCTGGTTTTTTGGACACAGCACAGCGTGTTGCTGGAGCTATTGGGAATGCTTTGAAGCCTGGCTTCGATACGGCGTTGCCAATTGTGCAGCAGGCTGGTGAAGAGGCTCTGAAAATTGCTTCACCAGCTTTCTCTGAGGCTTCTAGGAAGGCTCAAGAAGCACTTCAAAGCTCTGGTGTTGATACTCAACCTGTTCTTACTGCTGCTAAG ACAGTGGCAGATGCTgcacaacaaacaaccaaagtGATTGAAGGTGCCAAGCCAATAGCCTCATCAACCATGGACACTATAACTTCTTCAGATCCCACTGTGATTGCTGGAACAGCTGGAGCACTATTTGTTGCATATCTCTTGTTTCCTCCTATCTGGTCTGTCATCTCCTTCGGTCTTCGCGGTTACAAAG GAGACTTGACACCAGCTCAAACACTTGATATGTTATGCACACAAAACTATATTTTGATTGATGTAAGGGCGGAGAAAGATAAGGACAAGGCCGGTATCCCCCGCCTTCCGTCTAGTGCTAAAAACAAGATGGTTGCCATTCC ATTGGAAGAAGTTCCAAGCAAGATAAAAGGACTAGTGAGGAATGTGAAGAGAGTGGAAGCTGAAATTGCAGCATTAAAGATTTCATATCTGAAGAAAATCAACAAAGGCTCCAACATTGTGATCTTGGACTC GTACTCGGACTCTGCAAAGATAGTTGCAAGAACGCTAACGAGGCTTGGATTTAAGAACTCATGGATCGTTGGTGATGGATTTTCTGGAGGCAAAGGGTGGTTACAGAGTAGATTAGGAACGGATTCGTATAAATTTTCGTTTGCAGAGGTGTTGTCGCCATCTAGAATCATCCCTGCAGGTGTTAAAAGTTTTGGAACAACCAGCAGGCAATCTAGTCAGAAACTTCTTCCAGGAGCTGACTGA